In one Mycoplasmopsis canis PG 14 genomic region, the following are encoded:
- a CDS encoding thymidine kinase, giving the protein MTLKKPEGTLEIITGPMFSGKTEELLKRIKILEITEINTMVFKPSFDTRFDAKKIVSRTGAKTKAIVIKNSKEILDHWNEEYKAVAIDEVNFLDEGIFEVIDKLVLSGVRVIASGLDMDFLRRPFGVTPGLLAIADEVKKLKAVCLVCKSDAAFSFRKENNEQLNVLGDQEYEARCRRCHILGENEKHKIAQQ; this is encoded by the coding sequence ATGACATTAAAGAAACCAGAAGGTACATTAGAAATAATTACAGGACCGATGTTTTCAGGAAAAACAGAGGAACTTTTAAAAAGAATCAAAATTTTAGAAATAACAGAAATTAATACAATGGTTTTCAAACCATCATTTGATACTAGATTTGATGCAAAAAAAATTGTAAGTAGAACAGGAGCTAAAACAAAAGCAATAGTAATTAAGAATTCAAAAGAAATTTTAGATCACTGAAACGAAGAATACAAAGCCGTTGCAATTGATGAAGTAAATTTCTTAGATGAAGGTATTTTTGAGGTAATTGATAAATTAGTCCTTAGCGGAGTTAGGGTTATTGCAAGTGGTTTAGATATGGACTTTTTAAGAAGACCATTCGGGGTTACTCCTGGTCTTTTAGCTATAGCTGATGAGGTTAAAAAGTTAAAAGCAGTTTGTTTAGTATGCAAATCAGATGCAGCTTTTTCTTTTAGAAAAGAAAATAATGAACAATTAAATGTTTTAGGTGACCAAGAATATGAAGCTCGTTGCAGAAGATGTCATATTTTAGGAGAAAACGAAAAGCATAAAATTGCACAACAATAG
- a CDS encoding DDE-type integrase/transposase/recombinase: protein MKITHNLFKYKNLTKFEIKKQQSLKLIAENIEKSLSYLSLITNLSLSTVKRYKKVIKSKKEIVVSHKNKYHQRNYKITDAEIELVFKNYLEICQFILNRDLTNNQLSIKTYFNSEYGSFIREKISYKTLVKRFNQLGLFNIHTTKRGRRIARLSKKKTSEDITLILKNYYQQIKRNEKQRQVLNLKKNLKFGEIIEIDAQLEPYLKNDKPLYLYHAIDVATGTLLAVWFEEQETTLGYQRLLEIVFKKYGFPKKIYTDKRRSFWGSENTQTVFEKVLNKKGIEVLSSSNPKHKPHVERSFRTSLDQYPLLIHENGYKNIDDLKKNNEVFQNYYNIRNKKIISKQNVFQKEGKKNGNWAVDLEINRKVLNGVVRYQGKNYAAFDMYNKRIIFPYNSDVLLVHSSDDNLYFKYNDKKYFAKEPNGKYLSLTEMWALEKGLDYSIPAVGKLAFIYNKTNSFFKTLELYISKFNSISVNAQDSNLEANKIMSEYLSILRALHRSINDDIRIDA, encoded by the coding sequence ATGAAAATAACACACAACTTATTTAAGTATAAAAATTTAACAAAATTTGAAATAAAAAAACAACAATCTTTAAAATTGATTGCTGAAAATATCGAAAAATCTTTATCTTATCTTAGTTTGATTACAAACCTTAGTTTATCAACTGTAAAAAGATATAAAAAAGTTATTAAAAGCAAAAAAGAAATTGTTGTCTCACATAAAAATAAATATCATCAAAGAAATTACAAAATAACTGATGCAGAAATAGAATTAGTCTTTAAAAATTATTTAGAAATATGTCAGTTTATTTTGAATAGAGATCTAACAAATAATCAACTTTCAATTAAAACATACTTCAATTCCGAGTATGGTTCTTTTATAAGAGAAAAAATTTCTTACAAAACTTTAGTTAAGAGATTTAATCAATTAGGTTTATTTAATATACATACAACCAAGAGAGGAAGAAGGATTGCAAGATTATCAAAGAAAAAAACCTCAGAAGATATAACATTGATATTAAAAAATTATTATCAACAGATTAAACGAAACGAAAAACAAAGACAAGTTTTAAATCTAAAGAAAAATCTAAAATTCGGCGAAATTATTGAGATTGATGCACAACTTGAACCATACTTGAAAAATGATAAACCATTATATCTTTATCATGCAATAGATGTAGCAACAGGAACATTGTTAGCAGTATGATTTGAAGAACAAGAAACAACATTAGGATATCAAAGACTACTAGAAATTGTATTTAAAAAGTATGGATTCCCAAAGAAAATCTATACTGATAAAAGAAGAAGTTTTTGAGGAAGCGAAAACACACAAACAGTCTTTGAAAAAGTTTTAAATAAAAAGGGAATAGAAGTACTAAGTTCATCAAATCCAAAACACAAACCACATGTTGAAAGATCTTTTAGGACATCACTAGACCAATATCCGTTACTTATTCACGAAAACGGATATAAAAATATTGATGATTTGAAAAAAAATAATGAAGTATTTCAAAATTATTACAATATCAGGAATAAAAAAATAATTTCTAAACAAAATGTTTTTCAAAAAGAGGGAAAGAAAAACGGCAATTGAGCCGTTGATTTAGAGATTAATAGAAAAGTTTTAAATGGTGTTGTTAGATACCAAGGTAAAAATTACGCAGCCTTTGATATGTATAACAAAAGAATTATCTTCCCTTATAATTCTGACGTTTTATTAGTGCATTCTTCGGATGATAATTTGTATTTTAAATATAATGATAAAAAATACTTTGCTAAGGAACCTAACGGAAAATATCTAAGTTTAACAGAAATGTGAGCTTTAGAGAAAGGATTAGATTACTCTATTCCAGCCGTAGGGAAACTAGCATTTATCTATAATAAAACAAATTCGTTTTTTAAAACTCTTGAATTATATATCTCAAAATTTAATAGTATTTCCGTGAATGCTCAAGATAGTAATCTTGAAGCTAATAAAATCATGTCCGAATACTTAAGCATACTCCGAGCATTGCACAGAAGCATCAATGATGATATAAGAATTGATGCATAA
- a CDS encoding SPFH domain-containing protein, translated as MSITSIIILSIVIIILLLLLILSMIKGIKIIPQSEFAVVERIGNYNRTLKNGINFIIPFIEKIVRKGNYKEKVMDFPEQDVITKDNAGIRVDTVVYLSITDPKLYVYGAENPMKAIENLSATTLRNLLGELELDETLTSRDTINSKLTLILDEASNSWGIKVYRVEIKNITPPIDIQNAMEKQMRAEREKRANILEAEGMKASAILIAEGQKASDILKAEGLKQANILKAEADKQSEILRAEGQQKAIDLLKESKISKDVLTLKSIEELGKLADGKATKIIIPPNLSNIASTMAVAGEIFNDIKQEK; from the coding sequence ATGTCAATTACTAGTATAATTATTTTATCAATAGTGATAATTATTTTATTATTACTTTTAATTTTATCTATGATAAAAGGAATAAAAATCATTCCTCAATCAGAATTCGCTGTTGTTGAAAGAATTGGTAATTATAATAGAACATTAAAAAACGGTATCAATTTTATAATACCATTTATAGAAAAGATAGTAAGAAAAGGTAATTATAAGGAAAAAGTTATGGATTTTCCTGAGCAAGATGTAATAACAAAGGATAATGCCGGAATAAGAGTAGATACAGTGGTTTATTTATCTATAACTGATCCTAAATTATATGTTTATGGTGCGGAAAATCCTATGAAAGCTATTGAAAACCTTTCTGCAACAACATTAAGAAACTTACTAGGTGAATTAGAGTTAGATGAAACATTAACTTCAAGAGATACAATAAATTCTAAGTTAACTTTAATATTGGACGAAGCTTCAAACTCATGAGGTATAAAAGTTTATAGAGTCGAAATTAAAAACATAACACCACCTATTGATATTCAAAATGCTATGGAAAAACAAATGAGAGCAGAAAGAGAAAAAAGAGCTAACATCTTAGAAGCTGAAGGAATGAAGGCTTCTGCAATACTTATCGCAGAAGGTCAAAAAGCTTCTGATATATTAAAAGCAGAAGGTCTTAAACAAGCGAATATACTTAAAGCTGAAGCAGACAAACAATCAGAAATATTAAGAGCTGAAGGTCAGCAAAAGGCAATTGATTTATTAAAAGAATCAAAAATTTCTAAAGATGTTCTTACTCTTAAATCTATTGAAGAACTAGGTAAATTAGCTGATGGTAAAGCTACCAAAATTATAATACCTCCTAATTTGAGCAACATTGCTTCGACAATGGCTGTTGCTGGTGAAATTTTTAATGATATCAAACAAGAAAAATAA
- a CDS encoding diadenylate cyclase: MNAEIILLIVLISIILFVSIVILFVLLKPVIFPFLSSKLRKSSYDKMGKSSQIRLINQLRESVEFLSKNKIGALITIENNDNLDNLRTDGVILDANISSGLLISIFNKYSPLHDGAVVIRNNKIYYASTFYKITRRSAPASYGSRHRAAMGISEQCDATTIVVSEENGGVRILKHDVVQLVKIEEFQEQLIKFLKE, encoded by the coding sequence ATGAATGCAGAAATCATTTTACTAATTGTTTTAATATCAATAATTTTATTTGTATCTATAGTAATATTATTTGTTTTATTAAAACCAGTTATTTTCCCTTTCTTGAGTTCAAAACTTAGAAAAAGTAGTTATGATAAAATGGGAAAAAGCAGTCAAATCAGATTGATTAACCAACTAAGAGAATCAGTAGAATTTTTATCTAAAAATAAAATCGGAGCACTAATAACTATCGAAAACAATGATAATCTTGATAACTTAAGAACAGACGGAGTTATCTTAGATGCTAATATCTCTAGCGGTCTGTTAATTTCTATATTTAATAAGTATTCGCCACTTCATGATGGGGCTGTAGTTATTAGAAATAATAAAATTTATTATGCTTCTACATTTTATAAAATAACTCGTAGATCTGCTCCCGCTTCATATGGTTCAAGACATAGAGCTGCTATGGGAATATCAGAACAATGTGACGCTACTACAATTGTTGTTTCAGAAGAAAATGGTGGTGTTAGAATTTTAAAACATGACGTAGTTCAACTTGTAAAAATTGAGGAATTTCAAGAACAATTAATTAAGTTTCTTAAGGAGTAA
- a CDS encoding ribonuclease J, whose product MKKNNKIPTRLIALGGFEEIGKSTLLIEHDNHIFIVDSGIKFADTFNTGIKGIIPNFDYLNQEGKIIEGLFITHGHEDHIGGVVYLVKKTNISKIFAPRIAIQYLQLKFDEHNIKRKIEFIEIQKGDVHKFANNCKVDFWTAQHSIPDAFGVRISTPNGSVMCTGDFRFDYTPIGNYTDFARLDEIGKQGLTALLSDSTNAMRPNHSPSESDILTDIERHMMSAKKKIIVTAFASNLTRIKVIIELAEKLGKKVITFGRSMIQGVKIGKKLGYINVGDNVLIDKKAVKDVKDSDLVILTTGSQGEQLAALSRMSYGKHATIKINKGDMVIFSSSPIPGNRMVIELLVNRLYKLGAIIKENGVDGFLHTSGHAYKWEHDKIFQLTKPKYFLPYHGEYRMSVVHGQTAVENGVDPKNVLIVRKGVVFEMLNNEIKETKELVDFGPVYIDGNSVLNFSGKILKERTQLKDSGFVSIVFLVDKKQNQIIGRPQIITRGSFFVKTSKELIDESRRVAHGAVLYHIKNNEKWTKEELEKLLVERLSSLFYKEKRRNPIIVPTIIFTDEQPDKEISKYKIKFGNSKTNEENKEESENKKKQLNANMKKFVAKKMKEIEELSFGQIDSDYDIDEDDEV is encoded by the coding sequence ATGAAAAAAAATAACAAAATACCAACTAGGCTTATTGCTTTAGGTGGATTTGAAGAAATAGGTAAATCAACTCTTCTCATTGAACACGATAATCATATTTTTATTGTTGATTCAGGAATTAAGTTTGCAGATACCTTTAACACAGGCATAAAAGGTATTATTCCAAATTTTGATTATTTAAATCAAGAAGGAAAGATCATAGAAGGATTATTCATAACACATGGACACGAAGATCATATTGGTGGAGTAGTTTACTTAGTTAAAAAAACAAACATTAGTAAAATTTTCGCACCAAGGATAGCTATACAATACTTGCAATTAAAATTTGATGAACATAACATTAAAAGGAAAATTGAGTTTATAGAAATTCAAAAAGGTGATGTTCATAAATTTGCTAATAATTGTAAAGTCGACTTTTGAACAGCTCAACATTCCATACCTGATGCTTTCGGAGTAAGAATAAGCACCCCAAATGGTAGTGTAATGTGTACAGGTGATTTTAGATTTGATTATACACCGATTGGTAACTATACGGATTTCGCAAGACTTGACGAAATTGGAAAACAAGGATTAACCGCGTTATTATCAGACTCAACAAATGCTATGAGGCCTAACCACTCACCTTCTGAAAGTGATATTTTAACTGATATTGAAAGACACATGATGTCTGCTAAGAAAAAAATTATTGTAACAGCTTTCGCATCTAACTTAACAAGAATAAAGGTAATTATAGAGTTAGCAGAAAAACTTGGAAAAAAAGTAATTACGTTTGGACGTTCAATGATTCAAGGTGTAAAAATTGGTAAAAAGTTAGGATATATAAATGTTGGTGATAATGTTTTAATTGATAAAAAAGCAGTTAAAGATGTCAAGGATTCAGATTTAGTTATTTTAACTACAGGATCTCAGGGTGAACAACTTGCTGCTTTATCAAGAATGAGTTACGGGAAACATGCAACTATAAAAATTAATAAAGGTGATATGGTAATTTTTTCTTCAAGTCCAATACCAGGAAATAGAATGGTAATTGAATTATTGGTAAATAGACTTTATAAACTTGGGGCAATAATAAAAGAAAATGGGGTTGATGGTTTCTTACATACCTCTGGGCATGCGTATAAGTGAGAACATGACAAAATTTTTCAACTAACTAAACCAAAATACTTTTTACCTTATCATGGAGAATATAGAATGAGTGTTGTTCATGGTCAAACAGCAGTAGAAAATGGGGTTGATCCAAAAAATGTTTTGATAGTAAGAAAAGGTGTTGTTTTCGAAATGCTTAATAATGAAATCAAAGAAACAAAAGAGTTAGTCGATTTTGGTCCTGTATATATTGATGGTAATTCTGTACTCAATTTTTCAGGAAAAATACTAAAAGAAAGAACACAATTAAAAGATTCAGGATTTGTTAGTATAGTATTTTTGGTTGATAAAAAACAAAATCAAATAATTGGAAGACCACAAATTATTACTAGAGGAAGTTTCTTTGTTAAAACTTCAAAAGAATTAATAGACGAAAGTAGAAGAGTTGCTCACGGCGCTGTATTGTATCATATAAAAAATAACGAAAAATGAACAAAAGAGGAACTAGAAAAATTATTAGTCGAGAGACTGTCTTCATTATTCTACAAAGAAAAAAGAAGAAATCCGATTATTGTTCCGACTATAATTTTCACAGATGAACAACCAGATAAAGAAATTTCAAAATACAAAATTAAATTTGGTAATTCAAAAACTAATGAAGAAAATAAAGAAGAATCAGAAAATAAGAAAAAACAACTAAATGCAAATATGAAAAAATTTGTCGCTAAGAAAATGAAGGAAATAGAAGAATTATCATTCGGACAAATTGATTCAGATTATGACATTGATGAAGATGACGAGGTTTAA
- a CDS encoding deoxynucleoside kinase, whose protein sequence is MVIAVSGMIGSGKSTLTKELKVIYKNSILVEEFADEDPVFNKFLKWIYEKEPNIDIAFQSYIIESLSDTFKKEEKKFLKLYSSHKNGYMFLDRFNIEHYIFAIVTLEKKDKKYLKAFDALFQHIVDPSDNPDLAIYLDANFDVIKERILARGRAVEVDNFAENEPYFQRLHELYKELFVKLCLFYNIPYKIINTNNKKDYEVQEEAEEIINNFEFSSSKRI, encoded by the coding sequence ATGGTTATAGCAGTAAGCGGAATGATAGGGAGCGGAAAAAGCACTCTAACAAAGGAATTGAAAGTAATATACAAAAATTCTATACTTGTTGAGGAGTTTGCTGATGAAGACCCTGTATTTAATAAATTTTTAAAATGAATTTATGAAAAAGAACCTAATATTGATATAGCGTTTCAATCTTACATAATAGAGTCATTATCCGATACTTTTAAGAAAGAAGAAAAAAAGTTTTTAAAACTTTATAGTAGTCATAAAAATGGATATATGTTTCTTGATAGATTTAACATAGAACATTATATTTTTGCGATTGTAACTTTAGAAAAAAAAGATAAAAAGTATTTAAAAGCTTTTGACGCTTTATTTCAACATATAGTTGATCCAAGTGATAATCCTGATTTAGCTATCTATCTAGATGCTAATTTTGACGTTATAAAAGAAAGAATTTTAGCAAGAGGTCGTGCAGTGGAAGTAGATAATTTTGCTGAAAATGAACCATATTTTCAAAGATTGCACGAACTATACAAAGAATTATTTGTGAAATTATGCTTATTTTATAACATTCCTTATAAAATCATTAATACTAACAACAAAAAAGATTATGAAGTTCAAGAAGAAGCTGAAGAAATAATAAATAATTTTGAATTTAGCAGTTCTAAAAGAATTTAA
- a CDS encoding NfeD family protein: MEISNIIFISIWSIVILIFFIIEILTSGLWAGLTSFSVIPSLFISIFVKISVWSIALQILTFIISWALLYLIIFKVFKNKFLNYKYKESNFNGIDKTEIFILEEDSYEEKSENNLYGTIKIGDKKFRTLSIKNEGLIKKGTQVAIKEIRGNILYIAATKEKDVNY; the protein is encoded by the coding sequence ATGGAAATCTCAAACATAATATTTATATCAATATGATCTATTGTCATATTGATATTCTTTATTATAGAAATTCTTACATCAGGATTGTGAGCAGGATTAACATCATTTTCAGTTATACCTTCTTTATTTATTTCTATATTTGTTAAGATTTCGGTATGATCAATAGCATTACAAATACTTACATTTATAATATCGTGAGCATTGCTTTATCTAATTATATTTAAAGTTTTTAAAAATAAATTTTTAAACTATAAGTACAAAGAATCTAACTTTAATGGAATTGATAAAACTGAAATATTCATTTTAGAAGAAGATAGTTACGAGGAAAAATCTGAAAATAATCTTTATGGAACAATAAAAATTGGCGATAAAAAATTTAGGACTCTATCAATCAAAAATGAAGGGTTAATAAAAAAAGGTACACAAGTGGCTATAAAAGAAATTAGAGGCAATATTTTATATATTGCTGCCACAAAGGAGAAAGATGTCAATTACTAG
- a CDS encoding glucose-6-phosphate isomerase gives MLKYLSLDVKNALKNNIKDVEHLQKKVTQIHNDVKNKEVDEKDWLGWYDLPKNYNKDEFIRMYNKSQEWKKAGVEVVVVIGIGGSYLGAKSGYDFIYGPYSQKQPDMELLFAGNDISADTLVSKLQYVKNKKFAINVISKSGTTLEPSIAFREFRNLLEKKEGENANKLVAATTDKAKGVLFELATKKGYEKFIIPDDIGGRFSVLTPVGLFPFMCAGIDALRVLQGAQETNEELSSDKLDENPAYLYAATRYFLHNEKGFDIEMMVSYEPKLQYFSEWWKQLFGESEGKDGKGIWPTSSIFSTDLHSLGQMIQEGNKILFETVLTLKNPNENIYFEEDQVDYDKLNYLSGNNLHNINNVAFEATAKAHTEVGNVPNIHILFDRFNEETLGALFIFFERALTMSAYLLGVNPFNQPGVEVYKKNMFSMLKK, from the coding sequence ATGCTAAAATACTTAAGTTTAGATGTTAAAAACGCATTAAAAAACAATATAAAAGATGTTGAACATTTACAAAAAAAAGTTACTCAAATTCACAATGATGTTAAAAATAAAGAAGTTGATGAGAAAGATTGATTAGGTTGATATGATTTACCTAAAAATTATAATAAAGACGAATTCATAAGAATGTATAACAAATCACAAGAATGAAAAAAAGCTGGTGTAGAAGTTGTGGTTGTTATAGGGATTGGGGGTTCATACCTAGGAGCTAAATCTGGATATGACTTCATTTATGGTCCTTATTCACAAAAACAACCAGATATGGAATTATTATTTGCAGGAAATGACATTTCAGCTGATACACTTGTTTCAAAATTACAATATGTAAAAAATAAGAAATTTGCGATTAATGTTATTTCAAAATCAGGTACTACTTTAGAACCTTCAATAGCATTTAGAGAATTTAGAAATTTACTTGAGAAAAAAGAAGGAGAAAACGCAAATAAATTAGTAGCCGCAACTACAGATAAAGCAAAAGGTGTTTTATTTGAGTTAGCAACTAAAAAAGGGTACGAAAAATTTATTATTCCAGATGATATTGGTGGTAGATTTTCTGTTTTAACTCCAGTTGGTTTATTTCCTTTTATGTGTGCAGGAATTGATGCTTTAAGAGTATTACAAGGAGCTCAAGAGACAAATGAAGAACTTTCTTCAGATAAATTAGACGAAAATCCAGCATATCTATACGCTGCGACAAGATACTTTTTACATAACGAAAAAGGTTTTGATATTGAAATGATGGTTTCTTATGAACCAAAGTTACAATATTTTTCTGAATGATGAAAACAATTATTTGGTGAATCAGAAGGTAAAGATGGAAAGGGTATATGACCAACAAGTTCTATTTTTTCAACAGATTTACACTCATTAGGGCAAATGATCCAAGAAGGAAATAAAATTTTATTTGAAACTGTATTAACTCTAAAAAACCCAAACGAAAATATTTACTTTGAAGAAGATCAAGTTGATTATGATAAATTAAATTATCTTTCAGGTAATAACTTACATAATATCAACAATGTGGCTTTTGAAGCTACAGCAAAGGCCCATACAGAAGTTGGTAATGTTCCTAATATCCATATTCTATTTGACAGATTTAACGAGGAAACATTAGGTGCTTTATTCATATTTTTTGAAAGAGCACTAACAATGAGTGCATATTTACTTGGAGTTAATCCTTTTAACCAACCTGGTGTAGAAGTATACAAAAAAAATATGTTTAGTATGCTAAAAAAATAA
- a CDS encoding deoxynucleoside kinase, with translation MLIGISGMISSGKSTLTKKLHNHYKTSLMLEEYEENNVVFNQFLEWLYEKQPNLTMGFQTYVVENHTTKLNEIIKKFKELNKNFKEDHIFLDRFSIEHYIFANVNLRPKGESYLKGYDALFEHLITKEETPDLAIYLDMSYETFEKRLFERGRAVEIDNYQLNKSYFETLYNLYKELFEKQAKKYNLNYVIINTDNLNEEQVFEKAKEIIDTFDRNKVDR, from the coding sequence ATGTTAATAGGAATAAGCGGAATGATAAGTAGTGGAAAAAGTACTTTAACAAAAAAATTGCACAATCATTACAAAACATCATTAATGTTAGAGGAGTATGAAGAAAATAACGTTGTTTTTAATCAATTTTTAGAATGATTATATGAAAAACAACCAAATTTAACAATGGGGTTTCAAACATATGTTGTAGAAAACCACACAACAAAGTTAAATGAGATTATAAAAAAATTCAAAGAACTAAACAAAAACTTTAAAGAGGATCATATTTTTCTTGATAGATTTAGTATTGAACATTATATTTTTGCAAATGTAAATTTAAGACCAAAAGGAGAATCGTATTTAAAGGGATATGATGCACTTTTCGAACATTTAATAACAAAAGAAGAAACACCAGATTTAGCTATTTATTTAGATATGAGTTATGAAACTTTTGAAAAAAGACTTTTCGAAAGAGGTCGTGCAGTCGAAATTGATAACTATCAATTAAATAAATCTTATTTTGAAACCTTGTATAACTTATACAAAGAATTGTTCGAAAAACAAGCTAAAAAATATAATTTAAATTATGTAATTATAAATACTGATAATTTAAATGAAGAACAAGTATTTGAAAAGGCTAAAGAAATTATTGATACTTTTGATAGAAACAAGGTAGATAGATAA